In Stomoxys calcitrans chromosome 2, idStoCalc2.1, whole genome shotgun sequence, the following proteins share a genomic window:
- the LOC131995177 gene encoding uncharacterized protein LOC131995177 → MAGYLPRPESPRPARPTRPRFDPREPRYRPASWQYACGLCQEDHAIRSCPRFRQMTPYQRYETVERRSYCRNCLARSHLAPDCPVVTACRTCDYRHHTMLHGAPQLRKTYGSYSPPPMEIANPRQLAIEPANQMPIVQGPPPVEIPYSRATVFVPTAMVELAPEEQDDWAGVRVLLCQASTITRIAAATVTRLGIPTRERRGHRLATIRLRSRHASRRTMYTIRAVVTRDLPRRPYSDPIIPDPTSSLRSLSLADADPRGNEPIDVEVGADAYAHLRRSGVVQPGLGAVFAQETDWGYVFVGPVTSQARNQN, encoded by the coding sequence ATGGCCGGATATTTACCTCGCCCAGAGTCCCCACGACCCGCCAGACCCACACGCCCTCGCTTCGACCCACGGGAACCCAGGTATCGCCccgcatcttggcagtatgcctGTGGCCTCTGCCAGGAGGACCACGCCATACGGTCATGCCCGCGGTTCCGGCAAATGACACCGTATCAGAGATACGAGACAGTTGAGAGACGGAGTTACTGTCGGAACTGTCTGGCGCGCAGCCATCTGGCCCCAGACTGCCCCGTGGTCACTGCCTGCCGAACATGCGACTACCGCCATCACACAATGCTGCATGGAGCCCCACAGCTTAGGAAGACATACGGCAGCTACAGCCCGCCCCCAATGGAGATTGCCAACCCACGGCAACTTGCAATCGAACCAGCCAACCAGATGCCCATCGTCCAAGGCCCTCCCCCGGTCGAGATACCTTACAGCCGGGCCACTGTTTTTGTACCCACGGCGATGGTGGAATTGGCACCCGAGGAGCAGGACGATTGGGCTGGGGTACGGGTACTTTTGTGCCAGGCATCGACCATCACCCGAATCGCGGCAGCCACAGTAACTCGCCTGGGGATACCAACGAGAGAGCGCAGAGGGCACCGTCTGGCAACAATAAGACTTCGGTCAAGGCATGCGTCGAGGAGGACCATGTATACCATCCGGGCAGTGGTGACCCGGGATTTGCCGCGACGACCCTATTCAGATCCCATCATTCCCGACCCCACAAGCAGCCTAAGATCCCTTTCTTTGGCAGATGCTGACCCTAGGGGCAACGAACCAATCGATGTAGAGGTAGGGGCCGATGCCTACGCCCACCTCCGGAGGAGTGGTGTTGTACAACCCGGATTGGGAGCCGTCTTCGCCCAGGAGACAGATTGGGGATACGTGTTCGTCGGCCCAGTCACCTCACAGGCaagaaaccaaaattaa